Part of the Chloroflexia bacterium SDU3-3 genome, CCTGCGATGGTGAGCATAGCACGGCGGGGTGCGATTGAACATGACAGCATGTTTACGGATGCTTGCCTTTAGGCGTTTCATCCCACCGCTGAAGCTGGTGGGATGAAACGCTCCGCTTGAGCGGCTTTCGCCCACGGTCGGTATAGCACATATGTTGCATTTTACGTAGCGGTGTGCTATGCTTAACATATGCAGAAAACCTACAAATACCGCATCTATCTCACCAAAGGTCAGCGCCGATTGCTTGAGCAGCAATTGGAACTGTGCCGTTGGGTCTATAACGAGACGCTTGCCGAACGCACACGTGCGTATGAAGAACGCGGCGAGCGGTTGCGGTTGTACGATACCCAGGCCCTGCTTCCGATGTGGAAGAGGGCAAAACCTGCATTGAAAGGCGTTCACTCACAAGTCTTGCAAAACGTCTCGGTGCGGGTTGATTTGGCGTATCACGCCTTCTTCCAACGCGTCAAACGTGGCGCTGAACAAGCAGGCTTTCCCCGGTTCAAAGGCAAAGGACGATACGATTCGATCACCTACCCGCAGTACGGGAACGGGGTGCGGCTGGAGGGCAATCGGTTGCTCCTCTCGAAAGTCGGCGCGGTCCACGTTGTTTTGCATCGTCCCGTTGAGGGAACGCCCAAAACCGTGACGATACGCCGTTCTCGGAGTGGCAAGTGGTTTGTCTCGTTTTCCTGCGAGCTGGAAACGCATGAACAACGCCCCACGGGCGAGGTGGTGGGCGTGGATATGGGGCTGGCATCGTTCGCGACGTTCTCCGATGGGGAGCAGATCGCTAACCCGCGTTTCTACCGCCGCGATGAAGTAGACCTGGGGCGCGTCCAGCGGCGGAAGGACGCCGCCAAGCAAGCAGCAAACTGGGCAGAGCACGCCAAACAAACGGTGATCCTTGCCAAGATCCACGAGCGCATTGCCAACCGACGCAGCAACTTTGCGCATCAGGCAAGCCGCAGGCTCGTCAATCGCTTTCAGGTCATCGTGTTTGAAGCCCTTGCCCCGCAAGCCATGGGCACGAGCAGCGGGATGCGCAAGAGTATTATGGACGTGGCGTGGTCGCAGTTTATCGCGATGACCGTCAGCAAAGCGGCAGAAGCTGGCAGGCGGGTCATTCTGGTGGACCCCCGCAATACGTCCAAGCGGTGTTCCCGCTGCGGCACATTGGTCGATAAGACCTTGTCTGACCGTGTGCATAGGTGCCCAACGTGTGGGCTGGTGATGGATCGTGATATGAATGCGGCGATCAACATCCTCCAACGCGGCCTCGCTACCCTTCGTACCTGACATGGTGGAGTGGGGCGGCACTCCCTTGAAGCCCACGCGCGTTAGCCGTGGGAGCCGTCACAACCGCTGTTTGCTTAAAACAGTCCGACCGTATCACGTAGGTTTTTATGGTAAAAAGAGATAGCTATCTGCTGTCTATTCTTGATAGCAACTATTAATTGTGCAACATGTGCATTTTTCGCTCATAGCAGCAGAAAAAGGCTATTGCGCCACGAGGGAGCAAGACATCCATTTCGGCCCTTCGTGTCCTCGTGCCCTCGTGGTATTCGTTCCCGCTTCTCGCCCTCGTGTCTTCGTGTCTTCGTGGTATTCGTTCCCGTTTGTTCCTTGGTGTCTTGGAGTCTTGGTGGTAAGAAGTCCTGAAATGCCCCAAGATGTCCTACAATACCCCCACTTCGATTGAGAGTGGAGAATGCTATGCAACGACGTATCGCCATGCTCGCCCTCGCGCTCACGCTTGGCGCGTGTATGCCGGGGCGGGCCAGCACCCCGCCCACCACCCCCACGCCCACCGCAGGCGCGACCGAGGCCGCCCAGCCCACCGAGCAAGATGCCCAGCCCACCGCAGGCGCGACCGAGGCCGCCCAGCCCACCGAGGCCGTGCCTGCCGCCGTCGACGACCTGGCCACGCTCACCCAGGCCAAGTCGGGCGACCGCGACCAGACCGCGCTGGCCGAGGCCTTCAGCGGCAAGGATCTGCCCGAGGTGGCTCGCACCACCCCGCTGGATGTGAAGGTGGGCGATGTCGAGACCTTCTGGGTGGCCGACAGCCTGGAGAACACCAACTACCAGATCAAGGCCAAGCTGCGCTACGCCGGGCCGGTGGTGCTCATGTATGTCGACACCGAGGTCGAGGGCGATATCGCGCAGGAGACGATCGAGGACTCGGCCAAGCGCTTCGAGAACGAGATCTACGCCCGCGACCGCGAGATCTTCGGCGAGGAGCGCGCGCCGGGGGTCGATGGCGACGCGCGGCTCACGATCCTCAACACCGCCGTGCGCGGCGCGGGCGGCTACTTCTCATCCGCCGACGCCGTCACCAAGCAGGTCAACCGCTTCTCCAACGAGCGCGAGATGTTCGTGATCGGCATCGACTCGTACCCGCTGGGCAGCGACGGCTACGCCGAGACCCTGGCCCACGAGTTCCAGCACATGATCGAGTGGAACGTGGCGCGGCGCAGCCCCAGCTGGTTCAACGAGGGCATGTCCACCAACGCCGAGGAGCTGTTCGGCTTCCGCGACCCCTACCAGGAGGCCCAGCACCTGGAGGAGCCCGACATCCAGCTGACCACCTGGAGCGCCGAGGCCGCGCAGACCGGGCGGCACTACGGCACCTCGCGCCTGTTCCTGCGCTACATCGCCACCCACTACGGCGGCGAGCAGACCCTGGGCGGCCTGGTGAAGGCCGACGCGGGCAACAACACCCAGGCCTTTGTCGACCTGGCCCAGAAGAAATACCCTGACATCACCAGCTTCGCCGACGTGGTATCGGACTGGACGGTGGCCAACGTGCTGAACGACAAGGGCGTGGACGAAGGCCGCTACGCCTACGACATCGCCGAGACAGCCAGGACCGAGAAAGCCCTGCCCAGCGATCGCACCGATGTCAGCCAGTTCGGGGCCGACTACCTGACGCTAGAGGGGCCTGCCACCCTGCACTTCGACGGCGCCAGCACGGTGTCGCTGGTGGGGGCCACGCCCAAGGGCGGCACCGGCATGTGGTGGAGCAACGCAGGCGACGACAGCGTGCAGATGCTCACCAAGGAGTTCGACCTGAGCGGCCAGACCAAGGCCACGCTCAGCTTCGACGCCTGGTACGAGATCGAGCGCCACTACGACTACGCCTTTGTCACAGCATCCACCGACGGCGGCACCACCTGGCAGACCATCAAGGGCGGCACCACCACCGACGAAGACCCCCAGGGCCAGAACTTCGGCAACGGCATCACCGGGGTCAGCGGCTCGCCCTCATCCGAGATCAACGAGGGCGTGGATGGCCAGTGGCTGCCCGAGCAGTTCGACCTCTCGGCCTACGCGGGCAAGAAGATCCTGCTGCGCTTCTGGCTGATCAGCGACAGCGCCCTGAACGGCGCGGGCCTGCTGATCGACAACATCCAGATCCCCGAGCTGGGCTACAGCGACGA contains:
- a CDS encoding IS200/IS605 family element transposase accessory protein TnpB — encoded protein: MQKTYKYRIYLTKGQRRLLEQQLELCRWVYNETLAERTRAYEERGERLRLYDTQALLPMWKRAKPALKGVHSQVLQNVSVRVDLAYHAFFQRVKRGAEQAGFPRFKGKGRYDSITYPQYGNGVRLEGNRLLLSKVGAVHVVLHRPVEGTPKTVTIRRSRSGKWFVSFSCELETHEQRPTGEVVGVDMGLASFATFSDGEQIANPRFYRRDEVDLGRVQRRKDAAKQAANWAEHAKQTVILAKIHERIANRRSNFAHQASRRLVNRFQVIVFEALAPQAMGTSSGMRKSIMDVAWSQFIAMTVSKAAEAGRRVILVDPRNTSKRCSRCGTLVDKTLSDRVHRCPTCGLVMDRDMNAAINILQRGLATLRT